The DNA region aggtgttttttttcctcatctttcaCAGCCAAAATGTCTGACAAGCCTGACATGACTGAGATTGCCCGTTTCGACAAGACAAagctgaagaagacagagacaaaagaaaaaaaccctctgCCCACCAAAGAGAGTAAGTGTCCCTCGTGTCGTGACAGCACTGAAGTCTTGATGCCCCCTGCAACAATTTTCCTGTCAGTAGCTACTCATCACTTCCAGTGCTGCTGAAAGACTACATGCTCAGCAAGCagagcagtggaaaaaaaaaacaaattgctGCTACATCAGCACAACATTGATATACAGCATACGTGTCAAATATCCACTAAACACAAGCCTGCTGACCTAAAccatcttcttcttttctttcccagCCATtgagcaggagaggaaaggCGATGCCACACCTTGACTTCTGAGCACATGAAGAAAAGAAGCTGAGATGCCACAGCAAAAAGCACTTTCTTTTGATTATCACAGTATTTCAATCTCCTACTTTGTCTTCAGATAAGGGTGCTCTTGAGCTCCCTGAGGTGCCATAAGGGTATATGGCATCCTCACATGGGGGCTCTCTTACCACTCGGGTGGAAAAACTTAAGCCTGGGTGCCTGTCTTGCACTGTTAGCCTATTGCTAATATGTCTCCTATATTGCCAAACTGGGGAGTGGTGTAGTAATGTAGCACAGAGGGATAGGCAGGCACCCAGGCtagggggaggtggggggttgTCTAAAGACATGGGAGCAATCGGAGTCTAATCATGTGGGATGTTTTCTTATTAaactttttacttttctttatgaaataaa from Chaetodon trifascialis isolate fChaTrf1 chromosome 5, fChaTrf1.hap1, whole genome shotgun sequence includes:
- the tmsb2 gene encoding thymosin beta is translated as MSDKPDMTEIARFDKTKLKKTETKEKNPLPTKETIEQERKGDATP